The window AGATTGAACAGCCCGAAAACCAGCCCGGCTCGTCGATCATGCCCGGCAAGATCAACCCCGTCGTCGCCGAAGCCGTCAACCAGGTACACAAGCAGGTCGTCGGCAACGACGCCGCGGTCGCCGCCGGCGCCACCGAGGGACAGCTCGATCTCAACCTCTACAAACCCGTTCTCGCCCACAACTTCCTCCAGTCTGCCGAACTGATCGCCAACGCGAGTACGGTCTTCGCCGACCGGTTCGTCCGGCCGCTCGAGGCCAATAGTGAGTACTGTGCCGAACAGGTCGAACAGTCGATGGCGCTCGCCACCTCGCTCAACGTCCACATCGGCTACGACAAGGCCAGCGAAGTCGCCAAGACGGCGCTCAAGGAGGGAAAGACGGTTCGCCAGGTCGCCCTCGAGAAGGAGTACCTCACCGAGGCCGAAGCCGACGACGTGCTCGACCCGCGGAAGATGACCGAACGAGGCATCCTCGGCGACGACTAGTGTTTCGTGAAGCCTGAGGCGATGTGTCGAACCGATCTCCAGTATCCGGTTCGACACATCGACCGACGCTTGATGGAACACTCCGCACCCGTCATCTTTTTCGACGGTGCAATTGCTCCAGTACGTGATCACCCACGAGCGCCTCGAGCCAACGGCGATTGCGTCTCGACATCGATCAAGTTCCTCGCGTTGCGACACTGATCTGGATCCCTGAGTACCGTCATCACCGATCAGTATTTCTTCCGGGAACGTCCGGTGTAAATCGACCGAGAGAACCTAAACCACGGGTGATCGCGCGAAATAAACGAACCCAAGCAGTTTTGACTCGCCCCCACGTCAGACCTTCTATGCACACCTGCCGCAACTGCAAACAGACGTTTCAGACGGCACTGGCCCTCGAGCTCCACCGGGACTCGTGTGAAAAAGGACAACTCTACTGTCAGGTCTGTGGGGATCGATTCCGTGAGCGCGACGCGACGGAAGATGGTTGGCACTACGCCTGTCCGACCGAGACATGTGACGGCGAAGGGCTCGGCGAGGATCTCTACCAGGTCGATGAGATACGAACGGCGACCTATACCCGTCACTGACCGGTATCCGACTTTTCAGTAGCTGCCTCCCGTCCAACGCTTTATCGGCCTCCCGGTTGATCTCGAGGCATATGGAACGACTCGAGTCCCGGGTGCGGTGGGTGTGGATCGCGACGGCGATTTTTCGGACGCTTTTTCTCGGACTCGTTTTGTTTACCGCCCTTGCAGCGCTCCAGTGGGGTGAACTCTGGGAGGGTTCGCTGTCACGCTTGGGGTGGGGCGTCACTGGATTCCTCGTCGTATTGCTGACGATTCGCGTGGCCGTCGCCTGGCGACGATACAGCGTCTTCCGGTTCGACCTCCGGGAAGAATCGCTGTACATCGAACGGGGCGTATTCACTCGGATCAAGACCGTCGTTCCATACGTTCGGATACAACACGTCGACTCGAGGCGATCCCCGCTCGAGCGAGTGGTCGGTCTCGGAACCCTCGTCGTCTACACGGCGGGCTCTCGAAGCGCCGACGTAGCGGTGCCGGGGCTCGATCCCGAGCGAGCCGAAGACTTACAGAACACGCTTCGTGAACGCACGATCGAAACAGTCGGCGAGGACGCCGTATGAGGCGACTTCATCCGGCCTCGGTTGCCGTCCGGTCGCTGTCACGAAGCCTCAATCTCGGCTTCCTCTTTTTCGTCATCGGCGTCTTCACATCTCCGAGCAACGACGGAATGGATCTACTCGTGATCGGTGGGTTCGTCCTCGCTGGCATCGCCGTCGGGGTACTTTACGAATTCGCGTACTACAGACGGTTCGAGTACGCCCTGACCGACGATACGTTCGACGTCGTCTCGGGCGTCGTCTCACGGCGCGACCGGGAGGTACCGCTCCGTCGCGTACAGAACGTCGACGTACGCCAGACCGCGCTTCACCGCGTGCTCGGGATTGCTGCCGTCCACGTCGAGACGGCCGGGGGTTCCAGAACCGAAGTAACGCTTCGCTACGTCGACGAAGCCGAAGCGCGGCGGCTGACTCGCGAACTCCGGTCAGGGAGTGGCAGTTCGGCGGAAGCCCCGTCAGTCGAAGACGCCGACGAACCCGACAGCGAGGAACACGGTGATGCAAGAGGTGCCGCTGAGCGTGAACAAGAACTGTTCGCTATCGAACGCCACGAACTCGCGATCCTCTGTCTGTTCACGATCGATCCTGGCGCGAGCCTCCTCGGCGGCATCGCACTCTCGTTCGCAAGCGGCTTCGATCCGACCACGCTCGTCCCCGTCGACATCCTCGAGAGCGATCTCCCTGGAACGGGGCTCGCGGCCATCGGCTGGGCGCTGTTGCTCTTTTTGCTCGCCGCGTGGGTGCTCAGCGCCCTGGTAACGTTCACCCGGTACTACGGCTTTCGGTTGACCCGGGTTGGCGACGAACTACACTACGAGCGCGGCCTCGTCCAGCGGTACAGCGGGACGATTCCGCTCGAGAAAGTACAGACGATCACGATCACGCAGTCGGTGCCGTTCCGCTGGGGCGGATACGCGTCACTCGGGGTCGAGACGGCCGGATACGGCCCCGAACAGTCCGGCTCTCGCGGCACCGAGTCGGCGATACCACTGGCGACGTACCCCCGAGTCGTCCGCCTCGCCCGTTCGATCGAACCCTTCGATCAGCCCGACCTCGAGCGACCGCCGCTGCGAGCGCGCGAACGCTACGCTGTTCGGTACATCGGTGTTATTTGCCTGGTGCTCGTGGTCGGCTACCTCCTCGCCGCGCAGACGGCCGTCGTGCGGGACTGGTACGCGTTCGCTCCGTTGCTCGTGCTGGTTCCACTCGCTGCTCATCTGAAGTGGCGCAACCGCGGGTTTCAGCTCGGAGAGCGATATTTCGTCGCTCAAACGGGGTTCTGGCGACGGTCGACCAAGATCGTCCCCTACTATCGGGTACAGTCGGTTCTGTACAGCCAGACGGTGTTCCAGCGTCGACGACACCTCGCGAGCGTGACGGCCGATACGGCGAGTTCGGCGACGCTACTTGGGCGGGCCGCAACGGCCTACGACGTCGATGCTACAGGGGCCCTCGAGATGCAACGGGCGATCGAACGCAATCTCAATTCACAGCTACAGGAGCGTACGTCACGGCGAACGCTCGGTCGGTGGTTCGATCGAAACGGCGATGATGGTGCCGAAAACGCCAATCGCGACGATTCTAGTGATTTCGATAGCCACACTGACGCCACGGATACTGTGACCGATTTTGACGACGGTTCCGACCCATTCAGGTGAC of the Natronosalvus vescus genome contains:
- a CDS encoding transcriptional regulator, producing MHTCRNCKQTFQTALALELHRDSCEKGQLYCQVCGDRFRERDATEDGWHYACPTETCDGEGLGEDLYQVDEIRTATYTRH
- a CDS encoding PH domain-containing protein, with protein sequence MERLESRVRWVWIATAIFRTLFLGLVLFTALAALQWGELWEGSLSRLGWGVTGFLVVLLTIRVAVAWRRYSVFRFDLREESLYIERGVFTRIKTVVPYVRIQHVDSRRSPLERVVGLGTLVVYTAGSRSADVAVPGLDPERAEDLQNTLRERTIETVGEDAV
- a CDS encoding PH domain-containing protein, producing MRRLHPASVAVRSLSRSLNLGFLFFVIGVFTSPSNDGMDLLVIGGFVLAGIAVGVLYEFAYYRRFEYALTDDTFDVVSGVVSRRDREVPLRRVQNVDVRQTALHRVLGIAAVHVETAGGSRTEVTLRYVDEAEARRLTRELRSGSGSSAEAPSVEDADEPDSEEHGDARGAAEREQELFAIERHELAILCLFTIDPGASLLGGIALSFASGFDPTTLVPVDILESDLPGTGLAAIGWALLLFLLAAWVLSALVTFTRYYGFRLTRVGDELHYERGLVQRYSGTIPLEKVQTITITQSVPFRWGGYASLGVETAGYGPEQSGSRGTESAIPLATYPRVVRLARSIEPFDQPDLERPPLRARERYAVRYIGVICLVLVVGYLLAAQTAVVRDWYAFAPLLVLVPLAAHLKWRNRGFQLGERYFVAQTGFWRRSTKIVPYYRVQSVLYSQTVFQRRRHLASVTADTASSATLLGRAATAYDVDATGALEMQRAIERNLNSQLQERTSRRTLGRWFDRNGDDGAENANRDDSSDFDSHTDATDTVTDFDDGSDPFR